The Mesorhizobium sp. B1-1-8 genome contains a region encoding:
- a CDS encoding glycoside hydrolase family 5 protein: MAVGGALLASAPFAASATTPAATIRPVPTRGFNLPGWFDQEDGIAPSRATLEKLRRTGFETIRLPVNGDLVATGDPVALRRIHDGVADLVGQGFAVLVDMHPSGDLHTVFKSDPAAAADRVVQAWTALSAVIAELPASSVYPELLNEPPMDQAAWLALRDKLAGTLRARCRDHTLVWGPARFQGIWEIADAPPLADDNQIAAIHYYAPMAFTHQCENWDASPLGRIADLPFPATKDAPAVRNLVSKLRSAGDQEAAGLVEQELSEPWTEARIAQDFAELGRWSASHGCLVMLNEFGVLNFCVDGDSRASWVRAVRMAAEANKIGWAYWELDQGFGFIRSRQATDGFDRSMVAALLGDG; this comes from the coding sequence ATGGCTGTCGGCGGAGCTCTCCTCGCCAGCGCTCCCTTCGCCGCCTCGGCCACGACGCCTGCCGCGACTATTCGCCCCGTTCCGACGCGCGGCTTCAACCTTCCGGGCTGGTTCGACCAGGAAGACGGGATTGCGCCCTCACGGGCGACGCTGGAGAAGCTTCGCCGGACGGGGTTCGAAACGATCCGCCTGCCGGTCAACGGCGATCTCGTCGCAACCGGAGACCCGGTGGCGCTGCGCCGCATTCATGACGGGGTCGCGGACCTTGTCGGCCAAGGTTTTGCCGTTCTCGTCGACATGCACCCTTCGGGGGACCTCCACACGGTCTTCAAAAGCGATCCCGCCGCCGCGGCCGACCGGGTGGTGCAGGCCTGGACCGCGCTCAGCGCCGTCATCGCCGAATTGCCGGCAAGCTCGGTCTACCCGGAATTGTTGAACGAGCCGCCAATGGACCAGGCGGCGTGGCTGGCGCTGCGGGACAAGCTTGCCGGGACGCTGCGCGCCCGCTGCCGGGACCACACGCTGGTCTGGGGCCCGGCGCGATTTCAGGGCATCTGGGAAATAGCCGACGCGCCGCCTCTGGCCGACGACAACCAGATCGCGGCTATCCACTATTACGCGCCCATGGCGTTCACCCATCAATGCGAGAACTGGGATGCATCGCCGCTCGGCCGTATCGCGGACCTGCCTTTTCCAGCGACGAAGGACGCGCCGGCGGTCCGCAACCTTGTCTCGAAACTGCGGTCGGCGGGCGACCAGGAAGCCGCCGGCCTTGTCGAGCAGGAACTGTCGGAACCATGGACGGAGGCGCGGATCGCCCAGGATTTTGCCGAGCTTGGACGCTGGTCGGCGAGCCATGGCTGCCTGGTCATGCTGAACGAATTCGGCGTGCTCAATTTCTGCGTCGACGGCGACAGTCGCGCGTCATGGGTCCGCGCCGTGCGCATGGCCGCCGAAGCCAACAAAATCGGCTGGGCCTATTGGGAACTCGACCAGGGTTTCGGCTTCATCCGCAGCAGGCAGGCCACCGACGGGTTCGATCGTTCGATGGTCGCGGCCCTGTTGGGAGACGGCTGA
- a CDS encoding lipopolysaccharide biosynthesis protein: MDDTTGNRDAGLAGRAKPAIDMRMSIAALARSGAVAGVIKLASAGLSFLMFVAVAMVMDGREFGLYSATYAGASLVSFFASVGQQSTVLRFWPQYAGLGDLNSAHGLMARAILVALAGLVGSSLLILLVGFLPFIGRGTPEWFSLCLAAAVLSFSLGWSEFTSGAFRAKNALISGLLPRDIIWRALTIAAVLVLHFVHVEIGAVAATYLTALLLILSVVPQTVLLLRDTGRAERGPLTEQQKREFKTVTLGLWGVTSLPPALGQVSTLLVALILGPEAAGAIFVADRTTRFVVLALNGINQALAPQISAAFYSGDRAHVQRITSLAALSSFAIALCVLAAFWIFGDFILSVFNPAYATPTMRATLVIFAIGATFGTACGPIEILLQLTGLQHALFKVLVVVNMAGLCVTAVATYWLGPIGAALSIAVTVIAWSAIGVSIARQRIGINPSILGFPLGSAMLFPRALLRGRT; this comes from the coding sequence TTGGACGACACGACAGGCAACCGCGACGCTGGCTTGGCCGGGCGGGCCAAACCTGCAATCGACATGCGCATGTCGATTGCGGCGCTTGCCAGGAGCGGCGCGGTGGCCGGCGTCATCAAGCTTGCCAGCGCAGGCCTTTCCTTCCTGATGTTCGTGGCGGTGGCCATGGTGATGGATGGAAGGGAGTTCGGCCTCTATAGCGCCACCTATGCCGGCGCCAGCCTGGTCTCCTTCTTCGCCTCGGTGGGCCAGCAGAGCACGGTGCTGAGGTTCTGGCCGCAATATGCCGGTCTTGGCGACCTCAACTCGGCGCACGGCCTGATGGCCCGCGCCATTCTCGTGGCGCTGGCCGGGCTTGTCGGCTCGAGCCTGCTCATCCTGCTGGTCGGGTTTTTGCCGTTCATCGGCAGAGGCACACCGGAATGGTTTTCGCTCTGCCTGGCGGCAGCGGTGCTGTCGTTCTCGCTCGGCTGGTCGGAGTTCACCTCCGGCGCATTCCGGGCTAAGAACGCGCTGATATCGGGGCTGTTGCCGCGCGACATCATCTGGCGAGCCTTGACGATTGCTGCTGTTCTGGTCCTGCATTTCGTGCATGTCGAGATCGGCGCGGTTGCGGCGACCTATCTGACGGCGTTGCTGCTCATCCTTTCCGTGGTGCCGCAAACGGTGCTTCTGCTGCGCGACACCGGGCGCGCCGAGCGAGGCCCGCTTACGGAACAGCAAAAGAGGGAATTCAAGACTGTCACGCTTGGCCTTTGGGGCGTCACCTCGCTGCCGCCGGCGCTCGGCCAGGTCAGCACGCTGCTCGTCGCCCTGATCCTCGGACCCGAGGCGGCCGGCGCGATCTTCGTGGCCGACCGCACCACGCGCTTCGTGGTGCTGGCGCTCAACGGCATCAATCAGGCGCTGGCACCGCAGATTTCAGCCGCCTTCTACAGCGGCGACAGGGCGCATGTGCAGCGCATCACCAGCCTCGCCGCGCTGAGCAGCTTCGCCATCGCGCTCTGCGTGCTGGCGGCATTCTGGATTTTCGGCGACTTCATTCTTTCGGTTTTCAACCCGGCCTATGCCACGCCCACCATGCGGGCAACGCTGGTCATCTTCGCCATCGGCGCAACCTTCGGCACCGCCTGCGGGCCGATCGAGATCCTCTTGCAGCTGACCGGTCTGCAGCATGCGCTGTTCAAGGTGCTGGTCGTCGTCAACATGGCGGGGCTTTGCGTGACGGCGGTGGCGACCTATTGGCTGGGGCCGATCGGCGCGGCGCTCAGCATCGCCGTGACGGTCATTGCCTGGAGCGCCATAGGGGTGTCGATCGCGCGGCAAAGAATTGGCATAAACCCGTCGATCCTCGGTTTCCCGCTGGGCAGCGCGATGCTCTTTCCGCGCGCGCTGTTGAGAGGCCGGACGTGA
- a CDS encoding GumC family protein gives MTPARFDERTLPPLFDIGAVWAILWARRVMVAAIAGAALLLALAYLAVATPSYTATASILIDPRDSHATNFNNVLPGIGSDSAAIASQVFVIQSQDLLGSVFDNQGLANDPEFASRGLVSRLLSLVGSGASPSRDSILKRFQSHVTVEREGLTYVISVSFTSQSPEKAARIANAIVDRYSASLAGERETANSDVNSLLTDRIKSLQKDVSDAERAVQDFKSQHQIVDPTDGGTLQSQLDQLTAQLITAQSDADQAKDRYNQALAAGTSPAGLARLSEILSSNSAIKLRDDYNQRTAELANFEAMYGPRHPAIGRIRSELDRMQRLMAAEAERIRQQLKASYDLAAQNVAKLQAKLDALRKQSNTSNLAQVQLRQLDSKAQAARAVLDDYLKRAQETSQMQGVQTSEAKKISKASAPTQPTWPKPALLLPVSAVLGLMAGCGLALALGPIRRPEDDPQDPQEAVPAIEPKKDVAPAPSRPVPVPANFGEYRLPGVAGGGAQATIKAMRRSLFQAGNEGLSRDVLKLMRQMISRLDDHPKPFVILVSSVRASVEARLAGTMVGIGLQRAGQKVLMVEIDGQPLRPVGSGTGLFTDSVSGLQTVICGPAVQNAPGLLDRHSLRGVLAEVGSAFEFVLVMVPPLSENGWNPELFANADLALFPLSPAESVSDTAALLEKHFGAGQIGRSATLVIGPDVAQPAGRRTDDIAPELRDRRRGSVAGG, from the coding sequence ATGACGCCAGCCAGGTTCGACGAGCGCACTCTTCCGCCGCTGTTCGACATAGGAGCCGTCTGGGCGATCCTGTGGGCGCGGCGCGTGATGGTGGCAGCCATCGCCGGCGCCGCCTTGCTGCTGGCGCTCGCCTATCTGGCTGTGGCGACGCCGAGCTACACCGCCACGGCATCGATATTGATCGACCCGCGTGATTCGCACGCAACCAACTTCAACAATGTGCTTCCAGGAATCGGATCCGACAGCGCCGCCATTGCCAGCCAGGTCTTCGTCATCCAGTCGCAGGACCTGCTGGGCAGCGTGTTCGACAATCAGGGGCTCGCAAACGATCCCGAATTCGCCAGCCGTGGGCTCGTGTCGCGCCTGCTATCGCTGGTTGGCTCGGGGGCAAGCCCGTCGCGGGATTCGATCCTCAAGCGCTTTCAGAGCCATGTAACGGTCGAACGTGAAGGGCTCACCTATGTCATCAGCGTCAGCTTCACGTCCCAGTCGCCGGAAAAGGCCGCGCGCATCGCCAACGCCATCGTCGACCGCTACAGCGCGTCTCTCGCCGGAGAAAGGGAAACCGCCAACAGCGACGTGAATTCGCTGCTCACGGACAGGATCAAAAGCCTTCAGAAGGACGTCAGCGACGCCGAGCGCGCCGTCCAGGACTTCAAGTCGCAGCACCAGATCGTCGACCCGACCGACGGCGGCACCTTGCAGTCCCAGCTCGACCAGCTCACCGCGCAATTGATCACGGCTCAAAGCGATGCCGATCAGGCAAAGGACAGGTACAACCAGGCGCTGGCGGCGGGCACTTCGCCGGCCGGTCTCGCCAGGCTGTCGGAAATCCTGTCGTCCAACTCCGCCATCAAGTTGCGTGACGACTATAACCAGCGTACGGCCGAGCTTGCCAATTTCGAGGCCATGTACGGCCCCCGCCATCCGGCCATCGGCCGGATTCGCTCCGAGCTCGACCGGATGCAGCGGCTGATGGCGGCGGAAGCCGAGCGGATAAGACAGCAGCTGAAGGCGAGCTACGATCTCGCCGCGCAGAATGTCGCCAAGCTGCAGGCCAAGCTCGATGCCCTGCGCAAGCAGTCCAACACCTCGAACCTGGCCCAGGTCCAGCTGCGGCAATTGGACTCCAAGGCGCAGGCCGCCCGCGCGGTGCTCGACGACTACCTTAAGCGCGCGCAGGAAACGTCGCAGATGCAGGGCGTCCAGACCTCCGAGGCGAAGAAGATCAGCAAGGCTTCCGCCCCGACGCAGCCGACATGGCCGAAGCCGGCCTTGCTTTTGCCGGTGAGCGCCGTTCTGGGCCTGATGGCCGGCTGCGGCCTCGCTTTGGCGCTCGGGCCGATCCGTCGGCCTGAAGACGATCCGCAGGATCCGCAAGAGGCCGTTCCGGCGATCGAACCCAAAAAGGACGTTGCCCCCGCACCGTCCCGGCCGGTGCCGGTGCCTGCCAATTTCGGCGAATACCGTCTGCCGGGCGTCGCCGGCGGCGGCGCGCAGGCAACCATCAAGGCGATGCGGAGGTCGCTGTTCCAGGCCGGTAATGAGGGATTGTCGCGCGACGTCCTGAAGCTGATGCGCCAGATGATCTCGCGCCTCGACGACCACCCCAAACCGTTCGTGATCCTGGTGTCCTCCGTACGCGCCAGCGTCGAAGCGAGGCTTGCGGGCACCATGGTCGGGATCGGCCTGCAGCGGGCCGGCCAGAAGGTGCTGATGGTCGAAATTGACGGCCAGCCGCTCCGCCCGGTCGGAAGCGGAACCGGATTGTTCACCGACAGCGTAAGCGGCCTGCAGACGGTGATATGCGGCCCCGCCGTTCAAAATGCCCCGGGACTGCTCGACCGCCATTCCTTGCGCGGCGTTCTCGCCGAGGTCGGCAGTGCGTTCGAATTCGTGCTCGTCATGGTCCCGCCCTTGAGCGAAAACGGCTGGAACCCGGAGCTTTTCGCCAATGCCGACCTGGCGCTGTTCCCGCTCAGCCCGGCGGAATCGGTGTCCGACACCGCCGCATTGCTGGAGAAGCATTTTGGCGCCGGCCAGATTGGGCGCAGCGCCACGCTTGTGATAGGGCCGGACGTGGCGCAGCCGGCCGGACGCAGGACCGACGACATCGCGCCGGAGCTTCGCGATCGGCGCCGCGGCTCCGTCGCAGGGGGCTGA
- a CDS encoding glycosyltransferase family 4 protein, translating into MRIVQVQTQAEAAGAQRISDMVGEGLRARGHDVRTVFMYRKTEAYDGDAYADFVLTDRPKGLPGQIRAIIGLAAYLRRARPDAVITYQHYGNLFGTIGARLAGVGHIVANQSGAPHGKGVMGLLSRIDKLMGVVGLYQANVVNSGWTEAQFEGYPLAYRRRIRRIDHGVPTPGEEFDKATARASFGLPQNAWLAVSSGRLTRFKNQIALVGALELLPDLHLGLAGAGPERDTLLTLAESRGMAERLHLVGEVPPARIFEFLAAGDIYAFPSTSETFGMACVEAAISGLPIVASDLAVLREVLTAEDGEPAALFVEPDATGMAKGLAAMVAAPELRARLSAAGRRLKEKYSPARMCAAYEALLIA; encoded by the coding sequence GTGAGAATCGTCCAGGTCCAGACACAGGCGGAAGCCGCCGGCGCCCAGCGTATTTCCGACATGGTGGGCGAAGGATTACGCGCCCGCGGCCACGACGTGCGCACCGTTTTCATGTACCGCAAGACGGAAGCCTATGATGGCGACGCTTATGCGGATTTCGTCCTCACCGACCGGCCAAAAGGGCTGCCCGGGCAGATCCGCGCAATCATCGGCCTCGCGGCCTATCTGCGCCGGGCCAGGCCCGATGCCGTCATCACCTACCAGCATTACGGCAACCTCTTCGGCACGATCGGCGCCAGGCTGGCGGGTGTCGGGCATATCGTCGCCAACCAGAGCGGCGCCCCGCACGGCAAAGGCGTCATGGGTCTTCTCTCCCGGATCGACAAGCTGATGGGCGTGGTCGGCCTTTACCAGGCAAATGTCGTCAATTCCGGCTGGACTGAGGCACAGTTCGAGGGCTATCCGCTGGCCTATCGGCGGCGCATCCGCCGCATCGATCACGGTGTGCCCACGCCAGGCGAGGAATTCGACAAGGCAACAGCGCGTGCGTCGTTCGGCTTGCCGCAGAACGCATGGCTCGCCGTCTCGTCAGGCCGCCTGACGCGCTTCAAGAACCAGATCGCGCTCGTCGGCGCATTGGAATTGCTGCCGGATCTTCACCTGGGCCTGGCCGGCGCCGGGCCGGAACGGGACACGCTTTTGACCCTCGCCGAAAGCCGGGGCATGGCTGAGCGGCTGCACCTGGTCGGCGAAGTCCCTCCGGCGCGCATTTTCGAATTCCTGGCCGCAGGTGACATCTACGCGTTCCCATCCACCAGCGAGACCTTCGGCATGGCCTGCGTCGAAGCGGCAATCTCCGGCTTGCCGATCGTGGCGAGCGATCTTGCGGTATTGCGTGAGGTGTTGACCGCCGAGGATGGGGAGCCGGCGGCGCTGTTCGTCGAGCCCGACGCCACCGGCATGGCCAAGGGGCTTGCCGCCATGGTCGCCGCACCGGAACTCAGGGCCAGACTTTCGGCGGCTGGGCGGCGGCTCAAGGAAAAGTATTCGCCGGCAAGGATGTGCGCGGCCTACGAGGCGTTACTGATAGCCTAG
- a CDS encoding LacI family DNA-binding transcriptional regulator, producing MPERKRDKPSRRVRLEDLARHCNVSISTASRALAGGKGVRSELRAQLLEAAKTLNYALPASIADRKVILAASSVAMVDYVRNQFTFYVLEGLNARAQSLGVEILTRPIASGAEEIRVLEEARDNDEVAGCLFLTLDDEEMLTLATSFGKPIVLVNGDDPSMRLSSVTPCNRSAARMATEYLIRLGHRRILFLMRRGRRTIERRFEGWQDAMRQHGIAGLEALAVHVEDWLPELGAEAIEQRIARFGLDFTAILTAGDSLAVGAAIGLERLGYKVPDDVSVMGMDDLPQAAFHNPPLTTMHIPMREIGAAALNLLLDDLGGFSMPPRRVELACRLVERRSTAKPPE from the coding sequence ATGCCAGAACGCAAACGCGACAAGCCGAGCCGGCGGGTGCGGCTCGAGGACCTCGCCCGCCACTGCAATGTCTCGATCAGCACCGCCTCGCGGGCGCTGGCCGGCGGCAAGGGCGTGCGCAGCGAGCTGCGCGCGCAGCTCCTGGAAGCGGCGAAGACCCTGAACTATGCCCTGCCGGCGTCGATCGCAGACCGCAAGGTGATCCTGGCGGCCAGCAGCGTCGCCATGGTCGACTATGTGCGCAACCAGTTCACCTTCTATGTGCTGGAAGGGCTCAATGCGCGGGCGCAGTCGCTCGGCGTCGAGATCCTGACCCGGCCGATCGCCAGCGGCGCCGAGGAAATCCGCGTGCTGGAAGAGGCGCGCGACAATGACGAGGTCGCCGGCTGCCTGTTCCTGACGCTCGATGACGAGGAGATGCTGACGCTGGCGACGTCGTTCGGCAAACCGATCGTGCTGGTCAACGGCGACGACCCGTCGATGCGGCTTTCAAGCGTGACGCCGTGCAACCGTTCGGCCGCGCGCATGGCGACCGAGTATCTGATCCGCCTCGGCCACCGGCGCATCCTGTTCCTGATGCGGCGCGGCCGCCGCACCATCGAACGCCGCTTCGAAGGCTGGCAGGACGCCATGCGCCAACACGGCATCGCCGGCCTGGAGGCACTGGCTGTCCATGTCGAGGATTGGCTGCCCGAGCTCGGCGCCGAGGCGATCGAACAGCGCATCGCCAGGTTCGGACTTGATTTCACCGCCATCCTGACGGCGGGCGACAGCCTTGCCGTCGGCGCGGCAATAGGCCTCGAACGGCTGGGCTACAAGGTGCCCGACGATGTCTCGGTGATGGGCATGGACGACCTGCCGCAGGCGGCCTTCCATAATCCGCCGCTGACCACCATGCACATTCCGATGCGCGAGATCGGCGCCGCCGCCCTCAACCTGCTTTTGGACGATCTCGGCGGCTTCTCGATGCCGCCGCGGCGCGTCGAACTGGCGTGCAGGCTGGTCGAGCGCCGATCGACGGCAAAGCCGCCGGAATAG
- a CDS encoding glycoside hydrolase family 105 protein: protein MSPAGETLRQRLNLLVAGITGLRHSGRFDEPNLDGTAGDYISFDAWEWPQGVGLYGLVRLWQHTRDDKLRQIVEDWYAGHLASGLPALNINTTAPMLALSVLWKETREERWRVVLDDWAGRLIAEAPRTFGGAFQHDVSDRINDHELWDDTLFMAALFLASYGEAAGRRDLVDEAEKQFLVHAHYLADRETGLWFHGWTFDGWHNFAKARWARGNAWITVGILDLIELAEISAPVRDFLLAVLTSQVEAILKLQAPSGAWRTLLDDVSSYEEISATAGFGYGLLKASRLGLGPGGCRRAGLKALQAVLGNIGDDGTVANVSYGTRMGHDLQFYRDIPIQPTGYGQALAMLCLVEGLHHADELE, encoded by the coding sequence GTGTCACCGGCCGGTGAAACGCTGCGTCAGCGTCTGAATCTGCTTGTCGCGGGCATCACCGGATTGCGCCATTCCGGCCGGTTCGACGAGCCCAATCTCGACGGCACGGCGGGCGACTACATCAGCTTCGATGCCTGGGAATGGCCGCAAGGCGTCGGCCTTTATGGCCTGGTGCGCCTATGGCAGCACACGCGCGACGACAAATTGCGGCAGATCGTCGAGGACTGGTATGCCGGCCACCTCGCCAGCGGCCTGCCGGCGCTCAACATCAACACCACGGCGCCGATGCTGGCGCTTTCGGTGCTGTGGAAGGAAACGCGCGAGGAACGCTGGCGCGTCGTGCTCGACGACTGGGCCGGCCGTCTCATCGCCGAGGCGCCGCGCACCTTCGGCGGCGCCTTCCAGCATGACGTCTCCGACCGTATCAATGACCATGAATTATGGGACGACACGCTGTTCATGGCAGCGCTCTTCCTGGCCAGCTATGGCGAGGCGGCGGGCCGGCGCGACCTGGTCGATGAGGCCGAGAAGCAATTCCTCGTCCATGCCCATTACCTCGCCGACCGCGAGACCGGCCTGTGGTTCCATGGCTGGACTTTCGATGGCTGGCACAATTTCGCCAAGGCGCGCTGGGCCCGCGGCAATGCCTGGATCACCGTCGGCATCCTCGATTTGATCGAGCTTGCCGAGATTTCGGCGCCGGTCCGCGATTTCCTGCTTGCCGTGCTGACGAGCCAGGTCGAGGCGATCTTAAAGCTGCAGGCGCCGTCCGGCGCCTGGCGGACCTTGCTCGACGATGTTTCGTCCTATGAGGAGATTTCGGCCACCGCCGGTTTCGGCTACGGCCTGCTTAAGGCCTCGCGACTTGGCCTCGGCCCGGGCGGCTGCCGCCGCGCCGGCCTCAAGGCGCTGCAGGCGGTGCTTGGCAACATCGGCGACGACGGAACTGTCGCAAACGTGTCCTATGGAACGCGCATGGGCCACGACCTGCAGTTCTACCGCGATATTCCGATCCAGCCCACCGGCTATGGCCAGGCGCTCGCCATGCTGTGCCTGGTCGAGGGCCTGCATCATGCCGACGAATTGGAGTAG
- a CDS encoding GNAT family N-acetyltransferase: MFKVTVEDSFDFRSTEYVELFTNSAATAFQHPIWLALLYEKIVRRGAATPLIIVVRDDASGKLAMVLPLVRSRYMRLKVVEFADMRVSDYVSPVTDEQTFSRILADGRTVAAIRKQLKPYDLLRIGKLGDRSLPLERLLGIDKRESMGMSAYSSKLEATFESWREHQLDRSYRKELDKKSRQLGRIGEARFECADNPDAIRTTFDALKLYRGKRFDGSDGPADLLQQPSYFEFYLAVATEGRSGFARTYTFWMNGKPIAGALGLAHRGSLLVILGGFDEAGYRKQSIGSLTFERIAADCIARGDHSLDFTIGDEPYKLIFGGRPSPMWQIFRAGSPLGYAAHLTVEKLPAAKALARRLFHASHGRPSAAAPMMAPSVTTDEAAGS, encoded by the coding sequence ATGTTTAAGGTCACTGTCGAAGATTCGTTCGATTTCCGCTCGACGGAATATGTCGAGCTCTTCACCAATTCGGCGGCGACCGCCTTCCAGCATCCGATCTGGCTTGCCCTGCTATACGAGAAGATCGTGCGGCGCGGCGCCGCAACGCCGCTCATCATCGTCGTGCGCGACGACGCCAGTGGAAAGCTGGCGATGGTGTTGCCGCTGGTCAGAAGCCGATACATGCGGCTGAAAGTGGTGGAATTCGCCGATATGCGCGTTTCCGACTACGTGTCGCCGGTCACCGACGAGCAGACCTTTTCGCGCATCCTGGCGGATGGCCGCACCGTCGCCGCGATCCGCAAGCAGCTGAAGCCCTATGATCTGCTGCGCATCGGCAAGCTCGGAGATCGCTCGCTGCCGCTCGAGCGGCTGCTCGGCATAGACAAGCGCGAGAGCATGGGGATGAGCGCCTATTCCAGCAAGCTGGAGGCGACATTCGAAAGCTGGCGCGAGCACCAGCTCGACCGCTCCTACCGCAAGGAACTCGACAAGAAATCCCGGCAGCTCGGGCGAATTGGCGAGGCGCGCTTCGAATGCGCGGACAATCCCGATGCCATCCGCACGACATTCGATGCGCTGAAGCTCTATCGCGGCAAGCGGTTCGACGGCAGCGACGGTCCCGCCGACCTGCTGCAGCAGCCATCCTACTTTGAATTCTACCTGGCGGTGGCGACAGAGGGACGCAGCGGCTTCGCGCGCACCTACACCTTCTGGATGAACGGAAAGCCGATCGCCGGCGCGTTGGGGCTTGCGCATCGAGGCTCGCTTCTCGTCATCCTGGGCGGTTTCGACGAGGCCGGATACCGAAAGCAGTCGATCGGCAGCCTGACATTCGAGCGGATCGCCGCCGACTGCATCGCGCGCGGCGATCATTCGCTGGATTTCACCATTGGCGACGAACCTTACAAGCTCATCTTCGGCGGCCGGCCGTCACCGATGTGGCAGATATTCCGGGCAGGCAGCCCGCTCGGCTACGCGGCGCACCTGACGGTGGAAAAACTGCCGGCAGCCAAGGCCCTGGCGCGACGGCTTTTCCACGCCTCGCATGGAAGGCCTTCCGCTGCGGCTCCGATGATGGCGCCGTCCGTTACCACCGACGAGGCGGCCGGATCCTGA
- the kduI gene encoding 5-dehydro-4-deoxy-D-glucuronate isomerase has protein sequence MTMRQIYGTGPRDLAGYDTARLRAEFLIEGLFRPGELDFAYTHIDRMIVGGACPTGMPLRFGGGEDVGTEFFLSAREMGIANLGGAGRITVDGQSFALANRDVLYVGRGGRDIMLESEDAQKPAWFYINSVPAGADIPHRLITRAEAKPLDLGEDRRANKRTLRMYIHPEVAPSCLLLMGITDLAPGSIWNTMPPHLHERRMEAYLYFDLAAADRVVHLMGRPDQTRHLMVANGDLVLSPAWSIHMGAGTGPYAFVWGMTGENQAYNDVNPVAVAELR, from the coding sequence ATGACGATGCGTCAGATCTATGGGACAGGCCCCCGCGATCTCGCCGGCTACGACACCGCCCGGCTGCGCGCGGAATTCCTGATCGAGGGATTGTTCCGTCCTGGCGAGCTCGATTTCGCCTACACGCATATCGATCGCATGATCGTAGGCGGCGCATGCCCGACCGGTATGCCGCTGCGCTTCGGTGGCGGCGAGGATGTCGGCACCGAATTCTTCCTTTCCGCCCGCGAGATGGGCATCGCCAATCTCGGCGGCGCGGGCCGGATCACGGTCGACGGCCAGTCATTCGCGCTCGCCAACCGCGACGTGCTCTATGTCGGCCGCGGCGGCCGTGACATCATGCTGGAGAGCGAGGATGCGCAGAAGCCGGCCTGGTTCTACATCAATTCCGTGCCCGCCGGCGCGGACATCCCGCACCGGCTGATCACCAGGGCGGAAGCCAAGCCGCTTGATCTCGGCGAGGACAGGCGGGCCAACAAGCGCACCTTGCGCATGTATATCCATCCCGAGGTGGCACCGTCCTGCCTGCTGTTGATGGGCATCACCGATCTGGCGCCGGGCAGCATCTGGAACACCATGCCGCCGCATCTGCATGAGCGGCGCATGGAGGCCTATCTCTATTTCGACCTCGCCGCGGCCGACCGTGTCGTGCATCTGATGGGCCGGCCCGACCAGACCCGGCATTTGATGGTCGCCAATGGCGACCTGGTGCTGTCGCCGGCCTGGTCGATCCATATGGGTGCCGGGACCGGCCCCTATGCCTTCGTCTGGGGCATGACCGGCGAGAACCAGGCTTATAACGATGTCAATCCGGTGGCGGTGGCGGAGCTCAGATGA